A stretch of Penaeus vannamei isolate JL-2024 unplaced genomic scaffold, ASM4276789v1 unanchor490, whole genome shotgun sequence DNA encodes these proteins:
- the LOC113806975 gene encoding uncharacterized protein has product MPSSLQVKMIRTVIFASVVVLVAAFGSCPLQRPTQCYGFRNSTLGRETPAFPQCSLLPPVQCPTFEGNTTNGEFLLFSEPLNPTSLLPLASQCPAPASHDGFDFGPQLYAFYLNASIVSNRK; this is encoded by the exons ATGCCGTCTTCGTTGCAGGTGAAGATGATTCGCACAGTGATTTTTGCTTCCGTTGTGGTGCTTGTGGCTGCCTTTGGTTCCTGTCCCCTGCAGCGGCCCACTCAGTGTTACGGTTTCCGGAATTCGACTCTTG GCCGTGAGACTCCCGCTTTCCCGCAgtgctccctcctcccgcccgtcCAGTGCCCGACCTTCGAGGGAAATACTACCAACG GCGAGTTCCTCTTGTTTTCTGAGCCTCTGAACCCCACGAGTCTGCTCCCTCTGGCCTCGCAGTGTCCCGCGCCCGCTTCTCACGATGGCTTCGACTTCGGTCCTCAGCTCTACGCCTTCTACTTGAATGCGTCCATCGTCAGTAACAGGAAATAA